The genomic region ATGTCTCTCTGACCGTGTCCAACAAAactaagcatccatccattttctaccgcttattcccttttggggtcgctggcgcctatctcagctacaatcgggcggaaggcggggtacaccctggacaagtcgctacctcatcgcagggccaacacagatagacagacaacattcacactcacattcacacactagggccaatttagtgttgccaatcaacttatccccaggtgcatgtctttggaagtgggaggaagccggagtacccggagggaacccacgcattcacagggagaacatgcaaactccacacagaaagatcccgagcctggatttgaacccaggactgcaggaacttcgtattgtgaggcagatgcactaacccctctgccaccgtgaagcccaaactaAGCATCCTCAACACATTTTCTGTTACTGTCATCAGATTCCACATTTCATCACCGATCCGTCGCTTCCATTACTCTGAGTCTTTCTTAAATGTCAAAGAAACACAATACACCAGTGTGAGGACCAACATCCTGTCTCCTTCCCTCCAACACAAGCCTGTTGTGAGCATTGGGTTGCAGTGATTAAGCTTGTGTGAGATGTCTATACcggtactgtatttgtgtattattCCGCCCCCATGAGAGATGGAGTGAGTGCACAACACTATTTCTAAGGATAGAATCTGGCTTGGTGACTTATGCCTTACCTCTGTGCTGCAGCTAAAACACATATTGTAAGTCAGCCAATTTGAGAAAAGTCATAGGGGTGGTCAGACCTCTTCCCATAACATTTATACACAGCCACAGACGAAATGATCTGCAGGAAACAACATGTGAACTCAGAGAATGTTTTTTTAGTACTTTTCTGCTTTTGTAACACAACCCTGGAGCAAAAATGTGCAGCAGAACATtttgttagagcagtggttctcataaATAAGTCACATAAGAAGTAAAACAGTAAACATATTGGTTTACGGCCCTGCgaagagatggcgacttgtccagggtgtacaccgcctcccgcccgaatggagctgagataggatacagcgaccccccgcgactccaaaagggtcaagctgtagaaaatggatggatggataaaataagtCACATAAAAAAGAAAACTGTAAAATTTTTGGTTTACGCCcagcgatgaggggcgacttgtccaatgtgtacaccgccttccgcccgcatgcagctgagataggctccagcgaccccccgcgactccaaaaggcacaagcggtagaaaatagatggatggatgaaataagtgACATAAAAAGGAAAACAGTATACATATTTGTTTACGGCCCTGCgaagagatggcgacttgtccagggtttacaccgccttccgcccgaatgcagctgagataggctacagcgacccctcgcgactccaaaagggacaaactgtagaaaatggatggatggatgaaataagtcACATAAAaaagaaaactgtaaaatgtttgGTTTACGCCcagcgatgagggggcgacttgtccaaggtgtacaccgccttccgcccgaatgcagctgagataggctccagcgactccaaaatggacaagcagtagaaaatggatggatggatggatgaaataagtcACATAAGAAGTAAAACAGTAAACATATTGGTTTACGGCCCTGCgaagagatggcgacttgtccagggtgtacgccaccttccgcccgaatgcaacttagataggctacagcgaccccccgcgactccaaaagggacaagctgtagaaaatggatggatggatgaaataagtcACATAAAAAAGAAAACTGTATACATATTTGTTTACGGCCCTGCGaagagctggcgacttgtccagggtgtaccccgccttccgcccgaatgcagctgagataggctcaagcaccccacaccacaccaaaagggacaagcggtataaaatggatggatggatgaaataagtcACATAAAAAGGAAAACAGTAAACATATTGGTTTACGGCCCtgcaaagaggtggcgacttgtccagggtgtacaccgccttccgcccgaatgcagctgagataggctccagcgactccaaaagggacaagcggtagaaaatggatggacggatgaaatAAGTCACATAAAAAGGAAAACAGTAAACATATTGGTTTACGGCCCtgcaaagaggtggcgacttgtccaaggtgtacaccgccttctgcccgaatgcagctgagataggctccagcgactccaaaaggtacaagcggtagaaaaatggatggatggatgaaacataattcacaaaattcacaaaaacaaaaaaaaagtcacatgAGAAGGAAAACAGTAAACATATTGATTTacggccctgcgaagaggtggcgacttgtccagggtgtacaccggcttccgcctgaatgcagctgagatagtctccagcgttccccagcgactccaaaagggacaagcggtaggaaatggatggatggatgaaataagtcACATAAAAAGGAAAACAGTAAAAATATTGGTTTACGGCcctgcttgtccagggtgtaccccgacttccgcccgcatgcagctgagataggctcaagcaaccCACACCATaccaaaaagggacaaacggtagaaaacggatggatggaaataaaaaataaaagaacatttACCGTGTTTCAGACGTTGATAATGCAGCCACGCCGGGCGTCCGGATGACGGTAAAGTTGACCGTTGAAGAAAGTTCATCCACCGCGATGACATCACGGCATCCTTCGGGCGATAAACTTCTTGCGAAGCGGGAACAGGTGGCGGTGCCTGTCGAGGAATTCCTTCGGGGAAACTGGTCGTTGATGCAGGGGAAGATCCAGAGGGAACCGTCAAGTCCTTATTGGAACACCAGCTCAAGCTTCCAGCGGAACACTACCTTCCATCGCGTCCACTAGCTGGGAGCCAAAAAGCCGGAGAACAGGAGGCCGACATCCATCGGAGGTAAATTCGAAGACTTAAAGCAGAAGGAACAGGTGAGGGAACCAGGGGCCGTGAGCTGAAAGGATCCGGTATTCCCGCAAAGACCAGATAGTCCCTCATGCGACTCGCCTGGAGTCCAGCATCGTCTCCTTCATGCTCCTTATTTTCCCCGGTGAGTTGCGCCAGTCCGTCGGTGAGGGATTTGACGGATTTGTCCGAATTTCCAAACTCTCTCTTGTGGCTTGGAACTCCATGTGGAACACCTCGACAAAGTGCGAGGCGGACATGCAAATTAAGTCAGCCTCTTGTCGATGGAATCCCGGATGTCGGTGAAGTTTGTACCCGGCCAGGTGAGTCCTCCGGGCGGCTTCTTTTGGACGTCGGCGTCTTAGGTGGCTTCCCCATGACGAGACGATCGTAGCACTCCAAATTTTGCTATTTAAGTTGTatatgctttattttttttattttttatttgcctTATTTTAATTTTGGCGGACGTCTGAATGAATCAGAATTGTTTGGCAGCTGATTGATTCTGTTTTTTCCCGCGTCACGTACGCTCACTCTCGCGAGACTACAGTATTACTGACGCTTCTGacgctcatacttgccaaccatttatttattaaaaaaaaaaaaacttttatttataaatttcaacatttacaatcaaacagatgagaaacaatcaaaataagtacaaaaacagtacaaaataaaacagcgccagggggttgtaaattcaaagtaactaaaatagaatacaagaaagaagaaaacaaaacaaaaacaaaaaaatatatatatatatatataataaacaaagtgaaaAACCATAGGCTCACTCACTTTCAGTGAATAActtcaatttggaacacagcatcatcattttcacagcttttttgttgttagaggtagagacaggtcaggtattgagaaacttacatttatgaaataTACTTGGCAACCTTGAggcctccgaattcgggagatggaggggtgagatgtgtgtatatatatatatatatatatatatatatatatatatatatatatatatatatatatatatatatatacatatacatatatatatatatacatacatatatatacatatatatatatacatacatacatatatatatacatatatatatatatatatatatatatatatatatatatatatatatatatatatatatacatatatatacacatatacagtatatatacatagcttttatagttgtaaaggacaatgttttatgaactgattgcaataatgtaaatttgttttaactattaaacgaaccaaaaatatgactttgtttatctttgggaaaacattggacacagtgtgttgtcaagcttatgagatgcgatgcaagtgtaagccactgtgacactattgttcttgtttttaatttctataaatgtctaatgataatgtcaatgagggatttttaatcactactatgctgaaattataattaatattgatactgttgttgataatattaatttttgtttcactacttttggtttgttctgtgtcgtgtttgtgtctccgctcaattgctctgtttattgcagttctgactgttgctgggtcaggtttggttttggaattggattgcattgttatggtattgctgtgtattgttttgttggattgataaaaaaaaaaaatagaaaaataaaaaaatcaattttttaaaaatgagaatcgattctgaatcgcacaacgtgagaattgcgattcaaattcgaatcgattttttcccacacccctaaatatatatatatatatatatatatatatatatatatatatatatatatatatatatatatatatatatatatatatatataggattccCTTTACAGTCTTATAGTGTGTTGTGTTCAGAAAAATCCCTTaatataaaaaggtaaaaaaaacattctatATCCCACAAAACCACAGATGGCAGTGCCTTACTTTTTGCAAAAATCTTTATAAATTTTGGCAGGGAGaaagagttttttttaattacactgCATTTTGTTTATcagaatatgtaaatatttagTCTTATGctacaaattatatttatatagcgcttttgtctagtgactcaaagcgcttttacatagtgaaacccaatatctaagttacatttaaaccagtgtgggtggcactgggagcaggtgggtaaagtgtcttgcccaaggacacaacgccagtgactaggatggcggaaacgaggatctggaacctggaaccctcacaaCTGTGTGCGTCTTATCTGTTACTTTCTGTGTTTGCGTAGCACCAAGGACTACCCAGTCGTACCTCGCAGTACCGTGCGTCAAAGAGTGGGCTCCAGCCAGAGTCCCTTCAGCGGCGAAGTCCAGGGCCTGGCCACACCGAGTTCCCTGAGTTCCCAGTACTCGCAGTGTGACAACGGCGTGACGAGCACCTCGCAGGACATGCTCCCCCAGTCAGGCTCCTATCCTCTGCCCCACGAGCATGGCCAGGAGTACCACTGTGTCAAGAGGAAAGGTTTGTTTACCTTGTATCTGTAGCTATGGCATCATTGCAGGTTATAAGACGAAAGGGTGCATTTATGTTTATTGTCATTTTAAGTTAGTTTAGAGGTTTCACAGGGCTTACTATTTTCATAATATATCTACTACAATAGTTACAGAACATTGCTTGATGGATTTTATACTCAATTATACTGACCTTCCCAATAAGGAAGTGAATTGCCAAGTGAAAgtctcaaaatatatatttttttattatgtaaaagttttctaaatttaaagttaaaaaagttaaagtacctatgGTTGTCACagactagatgtggcgaaattattctctgcatttgacccatcacccttgatcccccctgtgaggtgaggggagcagtgagcagcagcggtggccgcgcccgggaatcatttttttggtgatttaacccccaattccaaccgttgatgctgagtgtcaagcagggaggtaatgggtcccatttttataatcttttctATGACTCGGGCGATCTCgtggcagacactctaaccactgggccacggAGTGGGTAAACCACCTATTTGCCCAAAATACAAGGTGAGGCCtaaacgtggatcccgacttaaacaagttgaaaaacttattcgggtgttaccatttagtggtcaattgtacggaatatgtactgtactgtgcaatctactaatcaaagtctcaatcaatcaggcAAATATAAGATAACTTTGCAGCATATTAAACGCAAAACtgaattcattataacattattTTCACAATACTCTTGACCAAGCATCCTAGGACCTACCACAGAAATGTGTTTGGCTTCTCTACTACAGTAGTTACAGAACATTGCTTTATAGATTTTCTACTTAATTTTGATGACCTTCTCAATAAGTAAATATGTTGCCAAGCGAAAGTCTCAAAATATTTGCTTGTTGGTAtggtaatttgtttttaaattcaaACCACTTATTTTGCCAAAATACACGACAGAGCAAACATAAGGTAACTTTTCAGCATACAGAATCCAAGACTGCCTTTGTATTAACATTATTTTCAGAGTATTCTTGACCAAGTACCATAGAAGTTACCATAGAAATGCATTGTGTAGTTACAGAAAATTGTTTGATGGATTTTCCACTCAATTCTGCTGACCTGAGAAATACGCTGTCAAGTGAAAGTCTTATAATATTTTTTGTCGGTATGGTaatcttttttttacattacacacacatttttgcccCAAAAATACAAGTTGAGGCAAATATAAGCTGACTTCACAGCATATGAGACGCAATACTGaatttatattaataatatgttCACAATACTTTTGAACAAATACCATAgaccggtggttctcaaatgggggtacgcatacccctgggggtacttgaaggtatgccaaggggtacgtgagatatatatttttttaatattctaaaaataacaacaattctaaaatccttcataaatatatttattgaatattacttcaacaaaatatgaatgtgagttaatatactgtgaaaagaaatgcaacaatgcaatatttagtgttgaccgctagattttttgtggacatgttccataaatattgatgttaaagatgtctttttttgtgaagaaatgtttagaattaagttcttgaatccagatggatctctattacaatccccaaagagggcactttaagttgttgattacttctatgtgtagaaatctttatttataattgaatcacttgtttctttttcaacaggtttttagttatttttatatctttttttctcaaatagttcgggaaagaacactacaaatgagaaatattttgcactgttatacaatttaataaatcataaactgatgacatagtgctgtattttacttcataatctcttttttccaaccaaaaatgctttggtctgattagggggtacttgaattaaaaaaatgttcacagggggtacatcactgaaaaaagtttgagaaacaCTGCCATAGAACTAGGTAGCAGTTATACAACATTGCTTTGTACATTTTCTACTCAATTCTGCTGATCTTCCCAATAAGGAAATAACTTGCCAAGCAAAAgcctcaaaatattttttggttgtCATGGTTATGTAACATTTAAACCCATTGTGGCCCAACATACAGTATGAGGCATATACAAGCTAACTTTGCAGCATATAAGATGTAAGACTACATTTAAATTTACTTAATTTACTTTAAGTGTTCTGTAGGATTTACTATATCCATAATACTCTTGAACAAATACCATAGAAGCTATTGTATAAATATGAAGGGCTTCTCTACTACAGTAGGTAGAGAACATTACTTTATGGATTTTCTACTGAATTGTGCTGATCTTACCAATAAAGTAAAAAGCTGCCAAGCGAAAGTctcaaaatatatttgttgataTGGTCATAAACTACTTTTTGCAGCATATAAGACACAAGGCAGTTCATGTTAACCATGCTGATGTTATGTGCTTGATTTTTGACATCCTGGCTTGTTCATTTATCAGCAGTGGAAGACGACCCCCACTCAGGTGAGCACGGCTACAAGAAAGCCTACCTCGAGAGCTCGTCCAGCGAGGACGACCACTACTACCGCCCGGTGGGCTACGCGCAGAGCCTGGGCCTGGCTGCCGGCCCCTACCGCAACGAGTCCAGCCAACGGCAGGCCTGCATGTACGCCGCCGCCTCGCAGGGTTCCGAGTCAGTCCCCAGCTTGGAGGACATCAGCTGCAACACCTGGGCCGGCGTATCGCCCTACGGGAGCTGCTCAGTGGCCACCATGCAGCCCATGGAACGGCTGCCCTACCAGCACTTCTCGGCTCACTTCACGTCGGGCTCTCTGGTGTCCAGACTCGGCGGGGTGGGTGGCCACGCCTCGGCCCAGCTGGGCGACGGTCACCACGCGGCCATGTACCAGAGCTCCATGACGCACCAGACTTTGGGCCGCCAGTGCAGTCCCGGCGCTGGCATCCAGTCGCCGACAGCCGGCCTGCAAGGGAACGAGTATCTGTACGCGCACGGCATCCCGCGCACGCTATCGCCTCACCAGTACCACACGGTACACAGCGTCAGCATCATGCCAGAGTGGAATGACAACAGCTAGGGGAGCTTTTGAAGGGTCCACCTATGAAAGGCGGTAAAGACAACTTGCCAAAAACTGCAGGATCTTTAGTttctatttatatttttatagttCAGTGTCGGACTCAGAGACACCAGTAAGGTGGCGGCATTCTCTGCACTTACAAGTGACTCCAAAAAAGACTTTTTCCAAACTGCTTTTTATATTCATGCCATGAGGGACTCTCCCAAAGTGGTGCATGAGACCAGGTTCTCAATTTCTTTCCACAGTTGCAAACTTCCTTTGTGGTAAAGGTTTAGAAACAAATGAGGGCTCCATCGAGTATTCCAGTATGTGTTTGTGTAAGCTACTGCCTCTCTTTTACTCAATGAACCGCTGCACACAAATAGGTAAACATTTGCCAAAAATTAGTTTTCTGTGCTAATACAGTCACTTTGTGACAAATATGCCCTTATTAAACCCCTTCCAGCAAACACAAAACATTgatacaacaacaacacatccttTAAAAATCACTTCGATACAATGTTGCGAAATAATTCATGTCTAACGTTAGATCCAAGTGAcccaatttcaatggtcaaatcaatgtcccaAACTGACACTGAATAAACATCAACGCTGTATCTatgtcaggggtccccaaactttttgactcggggcccacattgggttaaagcactttggccgggg from Nerophis ophidion isolate RoL-2023_Sa linkage group LG17, RoL_Noph_v1.0, whole genome shotgun sequence harbors:
- the tbx5a gene encoding T-box transcription factor TBX5-A; the protein is MAEPEETFGLQASSPGGSDSREVPSEGKAEKANGTSGKSPSSQTTYIQQGMEGIKVYLHERELWVKFHEVGTEMIITKAGRRMFPSFKVKVTGLNPKTKYILLMDVVPADDHRYKFADNKWSVTGKAEPAMPGRLYVHPDSPATGAHWMRQLVSFQKLKLTNNHLDPFGHIILNSMHKYQPRIHIVKADENNGFGSKNTAFCTHVFPETAFIAVTSYQNHKITQLKIENNPFAKGFRGSDDMELHRMSRMQSTKDYPVVPRSTVRQRVGSSQSPFSGEVQGLATPSSLSSQYSQCDNGVTSTSQDMLPQSGSYPLPHEHGQEYHCVKRKAVEDDPHSGEHGYKKAYLESSSSEDDHYYRPVGYAQSLGLAAGPYRNESSQRQACMYAAASQGSESVPSLEDISCNTWAGVSPYGSCSVATMQPMERLPYQHFSAHFTSGSLVSRLGGVGGHASAQLGDGHHAAMYQSSMTHQTLGRQCSPGAGIQSPTAGLQGNEYLYAHGIPRTLSPHQYHTVHSVSIMPEWNDNS